In the Streptomyces formicae genome, one interval contains:
- a CDS encoding AMP-dependent synthetase/ligase — MREFSLPALYEVPADGNLTDIVRRNAAQHPDVAVIGRKTEGRWQDVTAKTFLAEVRATAKGLIASGVAPGDRVGLMSRTRYEWTLLDFAIWYAGAVTVPVYETSSAEQIQWILGDSGAVACFVELDVHAAAVESVRDRLPSLADVWQIDKGGIEELNRAGADVTDEAVDERGAVAGADDPATIVYTSGTTGRPKGCVLTHRSFFAECGNVVERLKPLFRTGDCSVLLFLPVAHVFGRLVEVAALMAPIKLGHAPDVKNLTDELASFRPTMILGVPRVFEKVYNSARAKAQADGKGKIFDKAADTAIAYSRALDTPAGPSLGLKIKYKVFDKLVYSKLRAVLGGRGEYAISGGAPLGERLGHFFRGIGFTVLEGYGLTESCAATAFNPWDRQKIGTVGQPLPGSVVRIADDGEVLLHGEHLFKGYWNNEGATEEALADGWFHTGDIGTLDEDGYLRITGRKKEIIVTAGGKNVAPAVIEDRIRAHALVAECMVVGDGRPFVGALVTVDDEFLGRWAAEHGKPADATAASLRDDADLLAAIQSAVDDGNAAVSKAESVRKFRILGSQFTEESGHLTPSLKLKRNVVAKDYADEIEAIYRG, encoded by the coding sequence TTGCGCGAGTTCAGCCTTCCGGCCCTGTACGAGGTCCCTGCGGACGGCAATCTGACCGACATCGTCCGCAGAAATGCCGCGCAGCACCCGGATGTCGCCGTCATCGGCCGCAAGACCGAAGGCCGCTGGCAGGACGTCACCGCCAAGACCTTCCTCGCCGAGGTGCGCGCCACCGCCAAAGGTCTGATCGCCTCCGGCGTCGCGCCGGGCGACCGCGTGGGCCTGATGTCCCGCACGCGCTACGAGTGGACCCTCCTCGACTTCGCCATCTGGTACGCGGGCGCGGTGACCGTGCCGGTGTACGAGACGAGTTCGGCCGAGCAGATCCAGTGGATCCTCGGCGACTCGGGCGCCGTGGCCTGCTTCGTCGAGCTGGACGTGCACGCCGCGGCCGTCGAGTCCGTGCGCGACCGGCTGCCCTCGCTCGCCGACGTCTGGCAGATCGACAAGGGCGGCATCGAGGAGCTGAACCGCGCGGGCGCCGACGTCACGGACGAGGCCGTCGACGAGCGCGGCGCGGTCGCGGGCGCCGACGACCCGGCCACCATCGTCTACACCTCGGGCACCACGGGCCGCCCCAAGGGCTGCGTCCTCACGCACCGCAGCTTCTTCGCCGAGTGCGGCAACGTGGTGGAGCGCCTCAAACCCCTGTTCCGCACGGGCGACTGTTCGGTCCTCCTCTTCCTTCCCGTCGCGCACGTCTTCGGACGGCTCGTCGAGGTCGCCGCGCTGATGGCGCCGATCAAGCTCGGCCACGCGCCCGACGTCAAGAACCTCACGGACGAGTTGGCGTCGTTCCGGCCGACCATGATCCTCGGCGTCCCGCGCGTCTTCGAGAAGGTCTACAACTCGGCGCGCGCCAAGGCGCAGGCCGACGGCAAGGGCAAGATCTTCGACAAGGCCGCGGACACGGCGATCGCCTACAGCCGCGCGCTCGACACCCCCGCGGGGCCCTCGCTCGGCCTGAAGATCAAGTACAAGGTCTTCGACAAGCTCGTCTACAGCAAGCTGCGCGCGGTGCTCGGCGGCCGCGGCGAGTACGCGATCTCCGGCGGCGCCCCGCTCGGCGAGCGCCTCGGCCACTTCTTCCGCGGCATCGGCTTCACGGTCCTCGAGGGCTACGGCCTGACCGAGTCCTGCGCCGCCACCGCCTTCAACCCCTGGGACCGCCAGAAGATCGGCACGGTCGGCCAGCCGCTGCCGGGCTCCGTCGTGCGGATCGCCGACGACGGCGAGGTGCTGCTCCACGGCGAGCACCTGTTCAAGGGGTACTGGAACAACGAGGGCGCCACCGAGGAGGCCCTCGCCGACGGCTGGTTCCACACGGGCGACATCGGCACGCTCGACGAGGACGGCTATCTGCGCATCACCGGGCGCAAGAAGGAGATCATCGTCACCGCGGGCGGCAAGAACGTCGCCCCGGCCGTGATCGAGGACCGCATCCGCGCGCACGCGCTGGTCGCCGAGTGCATGGTCGTCGGCGACGGCCGCCCGTTCGTGGGCGCGCTCGTCACCGTCGACGACGAGTTCCTCGGCCGGTGGGCCGCCGAGCACGGCAAGCCCGCCGACGCCACGGCGGCCTCGCTCCGTGACGACGCGGACCTGCTCGCGGCGATCCAGAGCGCGGTGGACGACGGCAACGCGGCGGTCTCCAAGGCGGAGTCCGTACGCAAGTTCCGGATCCTCGGGTCGCAGTTCACGGAGGAGTCCGGCCACTTGACGCCTTCGCTGAAATTGAAGCGGAATGTGGTGGCGAAGGACTACGCGGACGAGATCGAGGCGATTTACCGCGGGTAG
- a CDS encoding glycosyltransferase family 4 protein yields MHKTLIVTNDFPPRPGGIQAFLHNMALRLDPEQIVVYASTWKRGREGAEATAAFDAEQPFPVVRDPTTMLLPTPRVTRRAVSLLREHGCTSVWFGAAAPLGLMGSALRGAGATRLVATTHGHEAGWAQLPASRQLLRRIGESTDTITYLGEYTRSRIAPALTPAAADRMVQLPPGVDEKTFHPDSGGAAVRARLGLTDRPVVVCVSRLVPRKGQDTLILAMPRILARSPEAVLLIVGGGPYEKDLRKLAVETGVADSVRFTGAVPWEELPAHHGAGDVFAMPCRTRRGGLDVEGLGIVYLEASATGLPVVAGDSGGAPDAVLDGETGWVVRGGSPEEAADRITALLEDPELRQRMGQRGREWVEEKWRWDLLAQRLKDLL; encoded by the coding sequence ATGCACAAGACCCTGATCGTCACGAACGACTTCCCGCCCAGGCCCGGTGGCATCCAGGCGTTCCTGCACAACATGGCGCTGCGCCTGGACCCCGAGCAGATCGTCGTCTACGCCTCCACCTGGAAGCGCGGCCGCGAGGGCGCGGAGGCCACCGCCGCCTTCGACGCCGAGCAGCCCTTCCCGGTCGTACGCGACCCCACGACGATGCTGCTCCCCACGCCGCGCGTCACCCGCCGCGCGGTCTCCCTGCTGCGCGAACACGGTTGTACGTCGGTGTGGTTCGGTGCGGCGGCGCCGCTCGGCCTGATGGGCTCCGCGCTGCGCGGCGCCGGGGCGACCCGGCTCGTCGCCACCACGCACGGGCACGAGGCGGGCTGGGCCCAGCTGCCCGCGTCCCGCCAACTCCTGCGCAGGATCGGCGAGTCGACGGACACGATCACCTATCTGGGCGAGTACACGCGCTCGCGGATCGCCCCCGCGCTGACGCCCGCCGCCGCGGACCGCATGGTCCAACTGCCGCCCGGCGTCGACGAGAAGACCTTCCACCCGGACTCGGGCGGCGCCGCCGTGCGGGCCAGGCTCGGCCTGACCGACCGCCCCGTGGTCGTCTGCGTCTCGCGCCTCGTGCCGCGCAAGGGCCAGGACACGCTGATCCTCGCCATGCCGAGGATTCTGGCGCGGTCGCCCGAAGCGGTGCTGTTGATCGTCGGGGGCGGCCCCTACGAGAAGGACCTGCGCAAGCTCGCGGTCGAGACCGGGGTCGCGGACTCCGTGCGCTTCACGGGCGCGGTGCCCTGGGAGGAACTCCCCGCGCACCACGGCGCGGGCGACGTCTTCGCCATGCCCTGCCGGACGCGGCGCGGCGGCCTGGACGTGGAGGGCCTCGGCATCGTCTACCTGGAGGCGTCGGCGACGGGCCTGCCGGTCGTCGCCGGCGACTCCGGCGGGGCACCGGACGCGGTGCTTGACGGTGAGACGGGCTGGGTGGTCCGGGGCGGCTCCCCGGAGGAGGCCGCCGACCGGATCACCGCGCTCCTCGAAGACCCTGAGTTGCGTCAGCGCATGGGGCAGCGGGGGCGGGAGTGGGTCGAGGAGAAGTGGCGCTGGGACTTGCTGGCGCAGCGGCTCAAGGATCTGCTGTGA
- a CDS encoding glycosyltransferase family 87 protein, whose amino-acid sequence MARILTVWVLTRTVLLLCVLHVFTAPGPDVTSDVSVIYQGWYEVLRTGTFPLDDVTWQYPPAAALAILSPALLPFLSYATAFFVLCLLADAAVCGLLLYTGRRPGKSPRGAWFWVVGVALLGPIVYARYDVLVTAVAVAALLAGARHPRAMGALAGFGALLKVWPVLLLVGTPRGRATRRSWTAAAGTAVGVTLTFLVAMPGALAFLTFQRDRGTEVESLGALVFHLARHLGWQGEVRLNYGSVEFLGPYVPLVSTVAQVLSAAAFGWLLVWRLRARARSASTLADAAFVAVLLFTTTSRVISPQYLLWLVGAAAVCLAFRTSRMERPARLVLVATFVTFLEFPVWFSHVVASDPLGIALLLVRNGLLVAATLLGCRTLWRQTVSEPRAEERRSMPGQVSRAPSGDTYASAP is encoded by the coding sequence ATGGCGCGCATCCTGACCGTCTGGGTCCTGACCAGGACCGTCCTGCTGCTCTGCGTCCTCCATGTGTTCACGGCCCCTGGCCCCGACGTGACGAGCGACGTCTCCGTCATCTACCAGGGCTGGTACGAGGTCCTGCGCACCGGCACCTTCCCGCTCGACGACGTCACCTGGCAGTACCCGCCCGCCGCCGCCCTGGCGATCCTCTCCCCCGCCCTGCTGCCCTTCCTGAGCTATGCCACCGCCTTCTTCGTGCTCTGCCTGCTCGCCGACGCCGCCGTGTGCGGGCTGCTCCTGTACACGGGCCGACGGCCCGGCAAGTCGCCGCGGGGCGCCTGGTTCTGGGTGGTGGGCGTCGCGCTGCTCGGCCCCATCGTGTACGCCCGCTACGACGTCCTGGTGACCGCCGTCGCCGTCGCCGCCCTGCTCGCGGGGGCCAGGCACCCGCGTGCCATGGGGGCGCTCGCCGGGTTCGGCGCGCTGCTCAAGGTGTGGCCGGTGCTGCTGCTCGTCGGCACCCCGCGCGGCCGGGCGACCCGCCGCTCCTGGACCGCCGCCGCGGGCACCGCCGTCGGGGTCACCCTGACGTTCCTGGTGGCGATGCCGGGGGCGCTCGCCTTCCTCACCTTCCAGCGGGACCGGGGCACCGAGGTGGAATCACTCGGCGCCCTCGTCTTCCACCTCGCGCGGCACCTGGGCTGGCAGGGCGAGGTGCGGCTCAACTACGGCTCGGTGGAGTTCCTCGGCCCCTACGTCCCGCTGGTCAGCACGGTGGCGCAGGTCCTGTCGGCGGCGGCCTTCGGCTGGCTCCTGGTGTGGCGCCTTCGCGCCAGGGCCAGGTCGGCGAGCACGCTCGCGGACGCGGCCTTCGTGGCGGTGCTCCTGTTCACGACGACGAGCCGGGTGATCAGCCCGCAGTACCTGCTGTGGCTGGTCGGGGCCGCCGCCGTCTGCCTGGCCTTTCGCACCAGCCGGATGGAACGGCCCGCCCGGCTGGTCCTGGTGGCCACCTTCGTGACGTTCCTGGAGTTCCCCGTGTGGTTCTCCCACGTGGTGGCGAGCGATCCGCTGGGCATCGCGCTGCTCCTCGTACGCAACGGTCTGCTCGTGGCGGCAACGCTGCTGGGCTGCCGCACCCTCTGGCGGCAGACGGTGTCCGAACCGCGCGCCGAGGAGCGGCGGTCGATGCCGGGGCAGGTCAGCCGAGCTCCGAGCGGAGATACGTACGCCAGCGCGCCGTGA
- a CDS encoding NlpC/P60 family protein, producing MGSHRRPAQPGLDRSTRVTVLSAAAATAAVAFGAAPAGAAPQDKPSDTRAQVDRLYEQAEQATESYNKADERADKLHAQVERTKDSVARGQERINTMRGALGSLAGAQYREGGIDPSLALMLSSDPDGYLEKAAALDRIGSRQAGALKDLQQAQRALSQQRAEATRKLAELEKSRTAVARHKRTVEHKLAKARRLLNSMPSKEREEYDRSSRSGEGRAELPDLAGADAASSSRAAAAIAAARSAVGRPYVWGANGPSGFDCSGLMQWSYAQAGVGLPRTSQAQRYAGRQVPLSQARPGDLVAYRDDASHIGMYVGNGQVVHAPYPGAAVRYDPVGMMPVSSVTRV from the coding sequence GTGGGGTCCCATCGCCGTCCCGCACAGCCCGGTCTCGACCGGAGCACGCGCGTCACCGTTCTTTCCGCTGCCGCGGCCACCGCGGCAGTGGCCTTCGGCGCGGCGCCCGCCGGCGCAGCGCCGCAGGACAAGCCGTCCGACACCCGGGCCCAGGTGGACCGGCTCTACGAACAGGCCGAGCAGGCCACCGAGTCGTACAACAAGGCCGACGAGCGCGCGGACAAGCTGCACGCGCAGGTCGAGCGGACCAAGGACAGCGTCGCGCGCGGCCAGGAGCGCATCAACACGATGCGCGGTGCGCTCGGTTCGCTGGCGGGCGCGCAGTACCGCGAGGGCGGCATCGACCCGTCCCTGGCCCTGATGCTCTCCTCCGACCCGGACGGCTACCTGGAGAAGGCCGCCGCCCTCGACCGCATCGGCTCCCGGCAGGCGGGCGCGCTCAAGGACCTCCAGCAGGCCCAGCGCGCGCTCTCGCAGCAGCGCGCGGAGGCCACCCGCAAGCTGGCCGAACTGGAGAAGAGCCGCACCGCCGTCGCCCGCCACAAGCGCACCGTCGAGCACAAGCTCGCCAAGGCCAGGCGGCTGCTCAACTCGATGCCGAGCAAGGAGCGCGAGGAGTACGACAGGTCGTCGCGCTCCGGCGAGGGACGCGCCGAGCTGCCCGACCTGGCGGGCGCGGACGCCGCGTCCTCCTCGCGCGCCGCCGCGGCCATCGCCGCCGCACGGAGCGCGGTCGGCCGCCCCTACGTGTGGGGGGCCAACGGCCCGTCCGGATTCGACTGTTCGGGCCTCATGCAGTGGTCGTACGCCCAGGCCGGGGTCGGCCTGCCGCGCACCTCGCAGGCCCAGCGGTACGCGGGACGCCAGGTGCCGCTGTCCCAGGCGCGGCCCGGCGACCTGGTCGCCTACCGCGACGACGCCAGCCACATCGGGATGTACGTGGGCAACGGCCAGGTGGTGCACGCCCCCTACCCCGGCGCCGCGGTGCGCTACGACCCGGTGGGCATGATGCCGGTGTCGTCCGTGACCCGGGTCTGA
- a CDS encoding C40 family peptidase, with translation MASHRRPKQPSRTRVSVLTATAAAAVALTSQGAAQAAPKPSKDEVKSKVDALYEDAGRATDKYNGAKEKQEKLEKQIGDLQDKVARGQEELNDLRGGLGSMASAQYRSGGIDPSLQLFLSSDPDNYLDKASALDQLSSKQVESLKKIQEKQRDLAQQRKEAAGKLDDLADTRKELGRKKQEVQGKLGEAQKLLNTLTAKEKQALAAKEQKRASRAADNRADLGKEAPASNRGAAALAAAATQLGKPYVSGGSGPNSYDCSGLTQWAYAQADVSITRTTYTQQNDGTKIGRSELKPGDLVFFNNLAHVGFYAGNGQVLHAPKPGAVVRYESMAYLGTFQFGVRVA, from the coding sequence GTGGCGTCCCACCGTCGACCCAAGCAGCCGAGCCGCACCCGCGTGAGCGTGCTGACCGCGACCGCCGCCGCTGCCGTAGCCCTCACCTCGCAGGGCGCCGCCCAGGCCGCACCGAAGCCGAGCAAGGACGAGGTCAAGTCCAAGGTCGACGCACTCTACGAAGACGCGGGCCGGGCCACCGACAAGTACAACGGGGCCAAGGAGAAGCAGGAGAAGCTCGAGAAGCAGATCGGCGACCTCCAGGACAAGGTCGCCCGCGGCCAGGAGGAGCTCAACGACCTGCGCGGCGGCCTCGGTTCGATGGCCAGCGCCCAGTACCGCTCCGGCGGCATCGACCCTTCCCTGCAGCTCTTCCTCTCCTCCGACCCGGACAACTACCTCGACAAGGCGTCCGCCCTCGACCAGCTGAGCAGCAAGCAGGTCGAGTCGCTCAAGAAGATCCAGGAGAAGCAGCGGGACCTCGCGCAGCAGCGCAAGGAGGCCGCGGGCAAGCTGGACGACCTCGCGGACACCCGCAAGGAGCTCGGCCGCAAGAAGCAGGAAGTCCAGGGCAAGCTCGGCGAGGCGCAGAAGCTCCTCAACACGCTGACGGCCAAGGAGAAGCAGGCCCTCGCCGCCAAGGAGCAGAAGCGCGCGAGCCGCGCCGCCGACAACCGCGCGGACCTCGGCAAGGAGGCCCCGGCCTCGAACCGCGGCGCCGCCGCCCTGGCCGCCGCTGCCACCCAGCTCGGCAAGCCGTACGTCTCCGGCGGCTCGGGCCCCAACTCCTACGACTGCTCCGGGCTCACCCAGTGGGCGTACGCCCAGGCCGACGTGTCCATCACCCGGACCACGTACACCCAGCAGAACGACGGCACCAAGATAGGCCGCAGCGAGCTCAAGCCCGGCGACCTGGTGTTCTTCAACAACCTCGCGCACGTCGGCTTCTACGCGGGCAACGGCCAGGTGCTGCACGCCCCCAAGCCCGGCGCCGTGGTGCGCTACGAGTCGATGGCGTACCTGGGCACCTTCCAGTTCGGCGTCCGCGTCGCCTGA
- a CDS encoding NYN domain-containing protein — MVESASGEPDDGAAEVLDRPLPDGVRRRVVQIASDGFGGLTLTELPAQLRQYARFTPTRRAKFAGNAMAAALESDTLFRQRIAERLREAQPELAGALDAGSPPPAADPLDVAAAAYVLRPTGWVKLVTAAGEEAQRADAERVDEETRAELERLREELAAARDQTRAETERLRTELESARREAESMHRKLRGALSDVKRGEAALRKVAGEIESVRAEGQAQVSAAESETRRVKARLAETEAALEASRRAAREGRSVEDMRVRLLLDTVLESAQGLRRELALPPVSVRPAETVDAVEPGRMSPKDIAARALSENDPAILDQLLALPQAHLVVDGYNVTKTGYPTMPLEKQRLRLLGSLSQLALQSGAEVTCVFDGAELAAPVLLAPPRGVRVLFSKPGVTADELIRQLVRAEPPGRPVVVVSTDREVADGIAKAGARPVASVVLLKRLSRG; from the coding sequence ATGGTGGAGAGCGCGAGCGGGGAGCCGGACGACGGCGCCGCTGAGGTGCTCGACCGCCCGCTGCCCGACGGGGTGCGTCGGCGGGTCGTCCAGATCGCGTCGGACGGCTTCGGCGGGCTCACCCTGACCGAACTGCCCGCACAGCTGCGGCAGTACGCCCGCTTCACGCCCACGCGGCGCGCGAAGTTCGCGGGCAACGCCATGGCGGCGGCGCTGGAGAGCGACACGCTCTTCCGGCAGCGCATCGCCGAACGTCTCAGAGAGGCCCAGCCCGAGCTCGCGGGCGCCCTGGACGCGGGCTCACCGCCCCCCGCCGCCGACCCCCTCGACGTCGCGGCCGCGGCCTACGTGCTGCGCCCCACGGGCTGGGTGAAGCTGGTCACCGCGGCGGGCGAGGAGGCCCAGCGGGCCGACGCCGAGCGCGTCGACGAGGAGACCAGGGCCGAGCTGGAGCGGCTGCGCGAGGAACTCGCCGCCGCCCGCGACCAGACGAGGGCGGAGACCGAGCGGCTGCGCACGGAACTCGAATCGGCGCGCAGGGAAGCCGAATCGATGCACCGCAAGCTGCGCGGGGCCCTCAGCGACGTCAAGCGGGGCGAGGCCGCGCTGCGTAAGGTGGCCGGTGAGATCGAGTCGGTGCGCGCCGAGGGGCAGGCCCAGGTGTCCGCCGCGGAGAGCGAGACCCGGCGCGTCAAGGCGCGGCTCGCCGAGACCGAGGCCGCCCTGGAGGCCAGCCGCAGGGCCGCCCGCGAGGGGCGCAGCGTCGAGGACATGCGGGTGCGGCTGCTGCTCGACACGGTCCTGGAGTCCGCTCAGGGGCTGCGCCGCGAGCTGGCCCTGCCGCCCGTGTCGGTGCGGCCCGCGGAGACCGTGGACGCCGTGGAGCCGGGCCGGATGTCGCCCAAGGACATCGCGGCGCGCGCGCTCTCGGAGAACGACCCGGCGATCCTCGACCAGTTGCTCGCCCTGCCCCAGGCCCACCTGGTCGTGGACGGCTACAACGTCACCAAGACCGGCTACCCCACGATGCCGCTGGAGAAGCAGCGGCTGCGCCTGCTCGGCTCGCTCTCGCAGCTGGCCCTGCAGTCGGGCGCCGAGGTCACCTGCGTCTTCGACGGCGCCGAGCTGGCCGCGCCGGTGCTGCTCGCGCCGCCGCGCGGGGTCAGGGTGCTCTTCTCCAAGCCCGGCGTCACGGCGGACGAGCTGATCCGCCAACTGGTGCGCGCGGAGCCGCCGGGGCGGCCCGTGGTGGTCGTCTCGACCGACCGCGAGGTGGCCGACGGGATCGCCAAGGCGGGTGCGCGCCCGGTGGCTTCGGTGGTGCTCCTCAAGCGGCTTTCGCGGGGCTAA
- a CDS encoding rhomboid family intramembrane serine protease has translation MINTWGSKAGRMLRGQSAPVTYGLIVVCCLVFVLSPVSGLNPGYGDGARLLAAEQTYFERWGVVPVELFSGVPRAALGPLTALFVHGSWLHLLGNMLFLYVFGAMVEDRMGHLPYALFYVVCGYFALLAYAAAHAGSDKTLVGASGAISAVLGAFLYLFPKARVTSLFPFLFFLPLRFPAWLVLPFWVAIQWLAAGQGGQGTGVAYLAHLVGFSLGFLYAWGVYGWRAKVKGTAPATEGDSQP, from the coding sequence ATGATCAACACATGGGGTTCGAAGGCGGGCCGGATGCTCCGGGGGCAGTCCGCCCCCGTGACGTACGGACTGATCGTCGTCTGCTGCCTGGTCTTCGTTCTCTCCCCGGTGTCCGGGCTCAACCCCGGGTACGGCGACGGCGCCCGGCTGCTCGCCGCGGAGCAGACCTACTTCGAGCGCTGGGGAGTGGTACCCGTCGAACTGTTCAGCGGTGTCCCGCGTGCCGCCCTGGGACCGCTGACCGCTCTTTTCGTGCACGGAAGCTGGCTTCATCTGCTCGGGAACATGCTCTTCTTGTACGTCTTCGGTGCGATGGTCGAGGACCGCATGGGCCACCTCCCGTACGCGCTCTTCTACGTCGTCTGCGGATACTTCGCGCTCCTGGCCTACGCGGCCGCGCACGCCGGATCCGACAAGACGCTGGTCGGGGCGTCGGGGGCGATCTCGGCCGTCCTCGGCGCCTTTCTCTATCTCTTCCCGAAGGCACGCGTCACCAGCCTCTTCCCGTTCCTCTTCTTCCTGCCACTGCGCTTTCCGGCCTGGCTGGTGCTGCCGTTCTGGGTGGCGATCCAGTGGCTCGCGGCGGGGCAGGGCGGCCAGGGCACGGGAGTGGCCTATCTGGCCCACCTGGTGGGCTTCTCCCTCGGTTTCCTGTACGCGTGGGGTGTCTATGGGTGGAGGGCTAAGGTGAAGGGCACAGCACCGGCCACCGAGGGAGACAGCCAGCCGTGA
- a CDS encoding Lrp/AsnC family transcriptional regulator — protein MITAIVLIKTSVDRIPEIAESIAALDCVSEVFSVTGTYDLIAMVRVTRHDDLADVIPGRISKIPGVEGTDTHVAFRTYSQHDLEAAFAIGLDS, from the coding sequence GTGATCACCGCGATCGTGCTCATCAAGACCAGCGTGGACCGGATTCCGGAGATCGCCGAGTCGATCGCCGCGCTCGACTGCGTCAGCGAGGTCTTCTCCGTGACCGGTACGTACGACCTGATCGCGATGGTCCGCGTCACGCGCCACGACGACCTCGCGGACGTCATCCCCGGCCGGATCAGCAAGATCCCCGGCGTGGAGGGCACGGACACGCATGTCGCGTTCCGCACGTACTCCCAGCACGACCTGGAAGCGGCGTTCGCGATCGGCCTCGACTCGTAA
- a CDS encoding small secreted hydrophilic protein yields the protein MVFSHRMAALAAVVAIPLGIAATSYALTDSPESPKAPPKVQLESGSPSSKPTTPRPTPSDEKVSPPPVSENSSGDDHDDDGNEGGEGRGDNDDDGPGDDG from the coding sequence ATGGTCTTCTCCCACCGCATGGCCGCCCTGGCCGCCGTCGTCGCGATCCCGCTGGGCATCGCCGCGACCAGTTACGCCTTGACCGACAGCCCCGAGTCCCCCAAGGCACCGCCCAAGGTGCAGCTGGAGAGCGGCTCCCCGTCGTCGAAGCCCACCACGCCCCGGCCGACGCCGAGCGACGAGAAGGTCTCGCCGCCGCCGGTGAGCGAGAATTCCTCGGGCGATGACCACGACGACGACGGCAACGAAGGCGGCGAAGGCCGGGGCGACAACGACGACGACGGCCCCGGTGACGACGGCTGA
- a CDS encoding sensor histidine kinase, translating into MTTTTTATKAAKAGATTTTTAPVTTAERPHRWISARVRILLWLLVVMTVALTAVAATTRSVLLRDVDHRIDGLLAQETGEFTNLAREGVDPHTGERFTAPDPLLRLFLSRQYADPDEELLGLVGRPGGAPAKKEQAREPRIAHPLAEDPAALRTVFESPDATGTLHRDRGEVRWAKVEIAPSGGHPAAAFVVAFHPAGEQAKAGDVFTMLLAISGVALLMTTGIGWAVAGRILKPVRLVRTTAAQLTEQDLTQRIPVQGRDDIAALAETFNGMLDRLERAFAAQREFVDDAGHELRTPITIVRGHLELMGDDPGEREETVRIVTEELDRMSRIVEDLLLLAKAERPDFVTPEPVQLAELTADVFVKARALGERDWALAEVADAETDLDPQRITQAMVQLAQNAVQHTAPGQRVSIGSRVCEGRVELYVADTGPGVQPQDAAVIFERFRRGTARRGSRATGAGLGLAIVKAIAEGHGGRVELRPTDGGGATFVLVRQSQEGTAHP; encoded by the coding sequence ATGACCACGACGACGACGGCAACGAAGGCGGCGAAGGCCGGGGCGACAACGACGACGACGGCCCCGGTGACGACGGCTGAGCGCCCGCACCGCTGGATATCGGCCCGTGTCCGCATCCTGCTCTGGCTCCTCGTGGTGATGACCGTGGCGCTGACCGCGGTCGCCGCCACCACCCGTTCCGTCCTGCTGCGCGACGTCGACCACCGCATCGACGGGCTCCTCGCCCAGGAGACCGGGGAGTTCACCAACCTGGCCCGCGAAGGCGTCGACCCGCACACCGGCGAGCGGTTCACCGCCCCCGACCCCCTGCTCAGGCTCTTCCTGTCCCGGCAGTACGCCGACCCCGACGAGGAGCTCCTCGGCCTGGTCGGCAGGCCCGGCGGGGCGCCCGCGAAGAAGGAGCAGGCGCGCGAGCCGAGGATCGCCCATCCGCTCGCCGAGGACCCCGCCGCGCTGCGGACGGTCTTCGAGTCCCCCGACGCGACCGGCACCCTCCACCGCGACCGGGGCGAGGTCCGCTGGGCGAAGGTGGAGATCGCGCCGAGCGGCGGCCACCCTGCGGCCGCGTTCGTCGTCGCCTTCCACCCGGCGGGCGAACAGGCCAAGGCCGGTGACGTGTTCACCATGCTGCTCGCGATCTCCGGGGTGGCGCTCCTGATGACGACGGGCATCGGCTGGGCCGTCGCGGGCCGCATCCTCAAACCGGTGCGCCTGGTGCGTACGACCGCGGCCCAGCTCACCGAGCAGGACCTGACCCAGCGCATCCCGGTCCAGGGCAGGGACGACATCGCGGCCCTCGCCGAGACGTTCAACGGCATGCTGGACCGCCTGGAGCGGGCCTTCGCCGCGCAGCGCGAGTTCGTCGACGACGCGGGCCACGAGCTGCGCACCCCGATCACCATCGTGCGCGGCCATCTGGAGCTCATGGGCGACGACCCCGGCGAGCGCGAGGAGACCGTCCGCATCGTGACGGAGGAGCTGGACCGGATGAGCCGGATCGTGGAGGACCTGCTGCTGCTCGCCAAGGCCGAGCGCCCCGACTTCGTCACCCCGGAGCCGGTGCAGCTCGCCGAGCTGACCGCGGACGTCTTCGTCAAGGCGCGGGCGCTCGGCGAGCGCGACTGGGCCCTCGCCGAGGTCGCCGACGCCGAGACCGACCTCGATCCCCAGCGCATCACCCAGGCGATGGTGCAGCTGGCCCAGAACGCCGTCCAGCACACCGCTCCCGGCCAGCGCGTCAGCATCGGCTCGCGGGTGTGCGAGGGACGCGTCGAGCTGTACGTCGCCGACACGGGACCCGGCGTACAGCCGCAGGACGCCGCGGTGATCTTCGAGCGGTTCCGGCGCGGCACCGCGCGGCGCGGCTCCCGTGCCACCGGGGCGGGGCTCGGCCTCGCCATCGTGAAGGCGATCGCCGAGGGCCACGGCGGGCGCGTGGAGCTGCGCCCGACGGACGGCGGCGGCGCCACCTTCGTCCTCGTGAGGCAGTCGCAGGAAGGGACAGCGCACCCGTGA